The sequence GGGACCCGGGGCGATCGTCAACGAACTCCTGTACGAGAAGCGCTTCGGCTCCCGGAACCAGGTCGAGATCGCGCTTCCCTTCGGCTTCGCCGAGGACTCCTCGACTCCCGCCTCGAGCGACGGGGGGCCGGCGTCGGACTGGGGGGTCGGACTCGGCGATATCGAGATCGGTTACAAGCGCGCGCTGCTGCACAACCTGCGGACGATCTTCAGCTTCGGCACCGAGCTCAAGCTCCCCACCGGCGACTCGGAGCGCGGCATCGGAAGCGCCGAGTTCCAGATCGAACCGTTTCTCGCGCTGGGACAGATCCTTCCGGGCGACGCCTTCGTCCACCTGCAGGCCGGCGGGGGACTCCTCGCGCGGGGGCATCGAGAGTCCCACGGCACGGCCGAGCACGACGAAGACGTGCGGGAAGCGTTCTTTCATGCCGTCCTCGGACGCACGTTCACGAGCGGGGAGTTCGGCCGTTCGTGGTCCCCGATGGTCGAAGTGCTGGCGAGCACGCACCTGGCCGACGGTGCGCAGCCGCAGTGGGACCTGGTGCCGCAGATGCAGGTGACGCTGAACACGCGGCAGCACGTGATGCTCAACGTCGGGGTGCGGGTGCCGTTGACGGATGCCGATGTGAGGAGCACGCAGTTCCTCGTCTATTTCCTGTGGGACTGGTTCGACGGAGGGTTGTTCGATGGCTGGTAGGTGGGGACGGGGCTCGTTTCTCTCCTGTGCGCTCGCGATCGTTGCGGTCGGGGCGGGCTGGACATTCGATGGGCGCGCGGTGGCGGGGGCGGCCGAACCGGAAGCGGTCACGGGCCGCATCGTCGTGGTCGCGGGGCAGGTGCGCCTGGCCGGAGAGCCGCCGGGCGGGGCGGAGATCGACATGTCCGCCGACGCCTACTGCCGGGACCAGCACGACGAGACTCTGCTGGACCGTGCGGTGCGCGTCGGCCCGGGCGGCGGTCTGGCGGACGTGCTCGTGCGGATCGTCAACGCGCCCGCAGCGAGTGCGTCGAGTCCGGCGCCCGAGGCCGTGGCCCTCCTCGACCAGGAGGGATGCCTCTACACGCCGCGTGCGGTGGCCGTCCGCGCGGGCCAGCCGCTCGTCATCCGCAACAGCGACGCGACCCTGCACAACGTCCGGGTCGTGCCCGCCTCGAACCCGGGGTTCAACCTCGGCCAGCCCATTCAGGGGATCCAGAGCACGCGCTCGTTCGAGACCCCGGAGATCGGGATCCAGGTGCGCTGCGACATCCACGGCTGGATGACCGCCTCCATCCACGTCCTCGCGCACGAGTTCTTCGACATCACGGGCGAGGACGGGGCGTTCACGCTCCCGACGCTGCCGCCGGGAGACTACGAGATCGAGGCCTGGCACCCCACGCTGGGGACGGTGTCGGAGCGCGTCTCCGTCGCCGCCGGCGAGACGCCGTCGCTGACGCTGGAGTTCTCTTCCGGCTAACCGACCCGGCTAACCGGCGGACCGGCGGTCGACCTCCCGGGCCAACTCGCGCACGGCGGGGGATGGCTCTACCGGGAACGGCGTGCGCGCCGAGTCGAGCCCCCTGAGTTCCGGCGGGAGCGTCTTCAGCGAGGCTCTCACGCGCTCGCGGACCTCTTCCAGCGGGGGGGCCGGGCGGATTCGTGCTCCCGCGCGCGCCACGGGCCCGAGCAGCGCCTCGCCGGACAGCGCTTCGTCCTCCAGGCCCAGCACATCGCGCGCGAGCCGCCCACCTTCTCGGGTGCGGAAGACCTGCTTGCGGCCGGGCCACGTGGCCTTCCCCTCCGAGCGCTTGCGGCGCGGCCGGCCGGCGTACTCCTGGAGCTTGTACACGCTGTCGAGCGTCGGCTCGTCGGCGGAGACCGTGAGAGCGGCCCCCACGCCGAAGCCATCGATCGGAGCGTGGGCCAGCCGGGCCACATCGTGCTCGTCGAGCGAACTGCTCGCGAAGATGCGGACCTCGGGGCAACCCCCCTCATCCAGGATCCGGCGCACGCGCCGTGCGTGGGCGGCGAGATCTCCGGAATCCAGCCGCACCGCCTGGATCTCGATGCCTTCGGCGCGGAGGCCGGGCGCGATCTCGACGACCTTCGACGCCCCCGCCCCGGTGTCGTAGGTGTCGATGAGCAGCACCGTGTTGTCGGGGTGGGCGCGGGCAAAGCGAATGAAGGCGTCGGCCTCGCTGTCGTGCGCCTGGATGAACGAGTGGGCCATGGTGCCGAAGGTCGGA is a genomic window of Candidatus Palauibacter scopulicola containing:
- a CDS encoding cytochrome c codes for the protein MIARNDRLSGFRARLTGAGLVVLVSASASLSTPRSVVGAQAAQGAPDGMALYGAGCASCHGSDGRGASADRIAFDDPLPDLTDCSFASREPDADWIIVSKAGGPIRGFSDVMPAFGEAFDDDQLQAIMDHIRTFCTDRAWPRGELNLPRPLFTEKAYPEDEWVWTTSMNAEGPGAIVNELLYEKRFGSRNQVEIALPFGFAEDSSTPASSDGGPASDWGVGLGDIEIGYKRALLHNLRTIFSFGTELKLPTGDSERGIGSAEFQIEPFLALGQILPGDAFVHLQAGGGLLARGHRESHGTAEHDEDVREAFFHAVLGRTFTSGEFGRSWSPMVEVLASTHLADGAQPQWDLVPQMQVTLNTRQHVMLNVGVRVPLTDADVRSTQFLVYFLWDWFDGGLFDGW
- a CDS encoding carboxypeptidase regulatory-like domain-containing protein, with protein sequence MAGRWGRGSFLSCALAIVAVGAGWTFDGRAVAGAAEPEAVTGRIVVVAGQVRLAGEPPGGAEIDMSADAYCRDQHDETLLDRAVRVGPGGGLADVLVRIVNAPAASASSPAPEAVALLDQEGCLYTPRAVAVRAGQPLVIRNSDATLHNVRVVPASNPGFNLGQPIQGIQSTRSFETPEIGIQVRCDIHGWMTASIHVLAHEFFDITGEDGAFTLPTLPPGDYEIEAWHPTLGTVSERVSVAAGETPSLTLEFSSG
- a CDS encoding nicotinate phosphoribosyltransferase; translated protein: MAAGALLTDLYQLTMLKAYWEHGMRETAVFEFFVRRLPPNRNFLLAAGLAHALDYLEGLRFEPDELEWIGGQPGFPSAFVDWLADLRFNGDVDAMPEGTVFFPEEPLLRVTAPLPEAQLVETRLISLLNYASLIASRAVRFRLAAPKARLVDFGLRRAHGSEAGLLAARAAYIAGFDGTATALAGKRWGIPTFGTMAHSFIQAHDSEADAFIRFARAHPDNTVLLIDTYDTGAGASKVVEIAPGLRAEGIEIQAVRLDSGDLAAHARRVRRILDEGGCPEVRIFASSSLDEHDVARLAHAPIDGFGVGAALTVSADEPTLDSVYKLQEYAGRPRRKRSEGKATWPGRKQVFRTREGGRLARDVLGLEDEALSGEALLGPVARAGARIRPAPPLEEVRERVRASLKTLPPELRGLDSARTPFPVEPSPAVRELAREVDRRSAG